CCGCCGCGTGGAGGAGTATTACTCGCTCGAGCGCATGCTCGACTCGTTCGAGCGCCTCTACGAGGAGATGCTCAGCAATAATAATGACCGATGACCAATGACCGATAACCGATTGAATTGGTCATCGGTAATCGGTAATCGGTCATCATGTTGACCGTTCCCGTCACTCCGTACTCCCTACTCCTTACTCCTTACTCAGGGCAGGGCGCCGTGCAGGAGCTCGCCCTCCATCATCACCGCCGCGGGCTCGATCGTATAGATGTCGTAGGGGTCCATCTCAAAGAGGTTCTCGTCGAGCACGACGAGATCCGCCAGCTTGCCGGTCTCGATCGAGCCGATCTCATCTTCCATTCGGAGCTGGTAGGCGCCGTTGATCGTGTAGCCGCGAATCAGCAGCTCAAGGTNNNNNNNNNNNNNNNNNNNNNNNNNNNNNNNNNNNNNNNNNNNNNNNNNNNNNNNNNNNNNNNNNNNNNNNNNNNNNNNNNNNNNNNNNNNNNNNNNNNNGCGCTCGCCGAGGACTGGCTCGTCGCGTTCGACCACGACCCGAAAGTGCCGTTCGCGCGCCTGCGCGGGACCGTCGAGAAGCCCGTCGCCGAGGCCGTGCCCCTGGCCCCCGGCGACTACGTGACGCCGTTCGACACTCGTCATGGCGAAGCGCCCGGCCGTAGCCAGAAATGAGCGACTCTCTCGAAGCGATACGGAAATTCCTCCTCGACGGCGGCGCGTCCGAATGCATGCTCACCGTCGAGGGGCGCAGCATGGCGCCCGCGCTGCTTCCGGGGGACGAGATTCTCGTCCGCCGCGTCGCGGAGGAAACGCTCCGCCTGGGCGACGTCGTCGTGTTCTACCTCGACGGCTGGAAATTGCCGTGCACGCACCGGCTGATCTGGAAGCGGAGCCGCGGGGGAAAGACCCGCTACTACACGAAGGGCGACGCGCTGCCCCACGCGGAGTGCTTCGAGGCGGACGCCTTCGTAGGCCGCGTGGAGCGGGCGCTGCGCGGGGGCGAGGCGATTCGCGAAAATCCCCTCGCCGCCAAAATCCGCGCGCTCCTGGGCTGCGCGCTATACCTCCTGTTCAAGGCGCGGCGCCGACTCGACCGCTAGAGCCGCTTCTTACGGAGGCTCGACCCGGAGCATCTTCCGCAGGCTCCCGACGGCCGCATGGACGTGCGCCTTGGCGGCGCCCACCGAGCAGTCCATGGCCTCGGCGATGTCGCCGTAGGTCATCTCGTCGAGCCACAGGAGAAGCGCCTCGCGCTGGCGGGGCGGCAGGCGGCTCACGAGCGCGCGCACCTTCCCCGAGTCGGCGTGGACGGAGTCGGGCGCAGTGGAAGCGGCGGCGGAGGGAGGCGCGTCATCGAGGGAAACGAGCCGCAGCCGCTTCTCCTTGCGGATGAAGTTGAGCGCCGTGTTAGCGGCGATGCGCCGCAGCCACGCGAGAAGGCGGTCCGGGTCGCGCAGCTCGCGGCGGTGGGTGTGGGCGCGCAGGAAGGTTTCCTGGAGAATCTCGTCCGCCTCCTCGTGCGTCGCGGCGAAGCGGCGCGCGAGGCGGTAAAGCCGCGGCCCGAATTTTTTCACCATCCACGCAAAGGCCTCCTCGTCCCCCCGCCGGAACGCCTCAGCCCGGCCGCGCCGCTCCCTCTCCGACGGTTGGGGGGAATCCGATTCTCGAGACACGGTCGCCCGCGAAAGCGGCTTTCCCTACGACGGCCGCTCGTACACCACGCGCCCCGAGACGATCGTCGCGCACGGTGCGCCCTTCAGCTTCCAGCCGTCGAAGGGAGAGTTGCGGCTGCGCGAGCGGAAGGCGGACGCGTCCACCGTGACCCGGACCTCGGGGTCGATCACGGTCACGTCCGCGTCCGCGCCGGGAGAAAGATGCCCCTTGCTCCGCTGGTTGAGGATGCGTGCCGGGTTTTCGGAAAGCAGCTCCACGAGGCGCGTCCACGTAAGCAGCCCCGCGCGGACGAAGCGGTCCGCCATGAGCGAGACGGCGGTTTCCAGTCCCACGATCCCGAAGGGCGCGAGAGGGAATTCGAGTGATTTCTCGTCCCAGTGGTGCGGGGCATGGTCGGTGGCCACGGCGTCAACGGTGCCGTCCGCGAGCGCTTCCTTGAGCGCCTCCACGTCGGCCTTCGGGCGAAGCGGCGGCTTCATCTTGGTGTTCGTGTCGAACGCCTTGCAGGCCTCGTCGCTCAGGACAAGGTGGTGCGGCGCGACCTCGCAGCTCACGCGGACGCCGCGCGCCTTGGCCTCGCGAACGATGCGGACGGCCTCGCGGGTGGAGAGGTGGGGCACATGGAGGCGCGAGCCAGTGAGCTCCGCCAGGTACACGTCGCGCGCCACCATCGCGTCCTCCGCCGCGCCGGGTATTCCGCGCAGCCCGAGCAGGGTCGAGATTTCCCCTTCATGGATGTCACCGTCACCGCTCAGGGAAGGCTCCTCGGCGTGGTTGATGACGGGGAAGTCAAACAGTTTCGCGTATTCCAGGGCGCGGCGCATCAGCTCGGCGTCGGCGACGGGAATGCCGTCGTCGGAGACGGCCACGATGCCCTCCCCGGCCATGTCGCCGAACTCGGCGAGCTCCTCGCCGCGCAGCCCCTTCGAGACGGCGCCGATGGGGAAGACGTTCACGAGCCCCGCCTCGGCGGCCCGCTCGCGGATGAAACGCGTCACGTTCTGGTTGTCGTTGGGGGGCTCGGTGTTGGCCATGCAGGCGACGGAGGCGAAGCCACCTTCGGCGGCCGCCCGGCTTCCCGTCTCGATAGTCTCCTTGTACTCGAAGCCCGGCTCGCGCAGGTGCGTGTGCATGTCGAAAAACCCCGGCGCGACGATGCGCCCCTTCGCGTCGAAGACCTTGCACCCCGCGGGCGCCTTTATGCTCTTTGCGACGCGCGCCACCTTGCCCTTCTCAACGAGAACGTCGCACACCTCGTCCCGCTCGTTGGCGGGATCCACGACGCGGCCGCCGCGCACAAGCAGGGCTTTCATCGAGGCCGGCTCCCCACACCTGGCGGGCAAGATTTAAACGTCCCCCGCTCCCCTGTCCCAGCCGTGGTTCTTGGCGCGAACGTCCGTAGGAGACTCATTTCCAAAGGCCGTAGCTATGTTACCACAGAAAGGACGCTCTGAGAACATGTTCCTCCGGATCGGAGCGATTTTTCTTCCCGCCTTGAGCTCTCAGAGGAGGTCGATCGTCCAGTGAAAGTATTCGTCCGGATGCGCAAACGGGGGGAGCAAAAAATTTTCCCTGATGGGACGCACCATCACGAGGCGTTTCTCCTCCCACCGAAATTGACGGGCGGGGCACAGGTTGACGAAGCGCGACGGAACCTTTCCCCTCAAGCGCGAGACGCCCTCCCGCTCGAGCCGCTCCATCAGAAAGCGCAGCATGGCGGTGACGTCCTCTTTCGCGCCCGCCTCGAAGCCGTATTCGAGAACGCGGAGCGTGTCGTCGCCCGTGAAGCGGGTGCGCAGGTACGAAACGACGCGCCCCTCCCGCTCGCCCACGAGAAACGCCCACGGATGGTTTTTTCTTGAAAACATCTCATGAAGCAGACGCTCCCTCATGATGTCGAATTCCCAGTAATCATCCTCGCGCAGGCATGCCATGCGCTGCGCGCTGACGTGGGTGTTGTAAAGATTGCGGACGGAGGGGAAATCACGCGGCTCGTAGGGGCGGATGCCAGACGGCGTCCGGCTCCGGGGGCCGGCCTCGCGCCAGCCGTCCATCCCGGCTTCGAGGTGTTGCGTGGGAAGCACCGTGTAGCCCAGGCGCTCGTAGTAGCCGGGGTCGATGAGAGAATAAAGAAGCGCCGCGTCGTAGCCCTCCCTTGCGAGAAGGCCGTGCGCCTCCTCCATCAGGCGGCGGCCGATGCCCCGGCCCCGGAGGTCCCGGCGCACGCCGAAGGAAGCGATGGCGCACACGCGGACGCGCGCGTTCTCGAGAGCGAACGTGAAGTCGTACAAAAACATCGTGGCCGCCACGCCCCCTTCCGCCCGAAGCGCCGGCGCGCGCCAATGCGCGCGGCCCCACGGCGTTTCTTTCAGCGCGCGCATGAAGCGCTGGTAGTCGTCGCGCCCCTTCTCGCGATTCCACTCCTCCCGCGAGCGCTCGATGGCCGGACAAAGCTCATCGCCTTCAAGAAAAGCGAATTGCAAATTCATGGAAATCTTCCTTAGAACGCCCGTCCCACGTCCGCCAGGATTTTCCAGTCGTGAATGTCAAAGCCGTAGGCCGCGTCGAGGCGCAGGATGCCGTCAACTATGCGCTGGGCGTAGAGGCGCAGGCCCCCGCCGGCGCCGATTTTCCAATCGTCCGGCCGCGCGAGGCTTCGGAACGAGGCGTCGCCCACGTCCACGAAAGCGGCGAGGCCCCACAGGAGGCGCTCGCGCCACACTGGCCGCCCGAGCGGAAGGCGTGCCTCGGCAGTCGCTAACCAGGCGTCGCGCCCGCGGTATTGGCCCTCCTCGTAGCCGCGCAGGCTGCCCGAGCCGCCGACGGATGAGGCAAAGGTGTCGAAATCGCCCGCGAAAAGGCGCCGCGCCTCGGCGCGAAAAACGGCGTTTCCGTACTCGCCGAGGCGCGCATAGCGAAGAAACCGCGCGCTCCCGACCGTGCCCGAAACATCCGAGCCAAGGCGCGTGCTGTGCACGGAGCCTTCGAGACGGAGCGTGAAGCCCGAGCGCACGAACCAGGGATGAACGTTTGATCTATCCCAGAAATAGCTCTTTCCGACGCCGAAAATGCTTCGCGCCTCGCGCGGCGGCCCGCCCGAAAAAAGCTCATAGCGGATATCCTGGTAGCGAAGTTTTCCCCGGAGATGATGACGCTGAAGAAAGCGCCGGCCCACGGAGACCTCGGCAACATCGCGCTCGATGCCGTATTCCGCCAAGAGCACCTCATCCGAGAAAATTTGCTCGAAATCACGCCGTTTTCCTACCGAGGCGCCGAAGGCGTAGTAGGTGCCGAAGATGCGGGGCTCCTCGAAAATGACCCGGCCCTCCCATCCCAAGGTGACGTCGAAGTCCTGGGCGCCGACGTGCGCGGCCTCGACCTCAAGCTTCTGGTTGAGTCCGAGCAAATTGTATTCCTTTAGCTGCAGGCCGATCTCCGTGCGCCCCGAGGACTTGCGCGTCAGGAGCACGTCGGGCAGGAGGCTCCAGCGGTCGCGCGCCACGATGACAAGGTCGTAGACGGAGACGCGCGCGGTTGGCTCGAACTCGAAGCGCACGAACTGGAAAATGTCCAGATTCTGAATGAGATGGCGGCTCTCCTCGACGGCGGCCGCGTCGTAGGCGTCGCCGGTGTGAAACGAAAGCTCCTGCAGAAGAATACGGTCGCGCGTGCGGCGCGTGCCCTCTACGCGAATCGAGCCGATCCGCACCGTCTGCTCCCGCGCCAGCGCGTCCATCTCGGCCTGGCTATGCCGCCGTCCGACTTCTTTACCCTGAGGCGCCCCCTGCGCCCACGCCAAGCCGCCCATGAGCAGCGTCGCCGCCGCCGCGCACCCCAGCCACTTCGTCATGGCATCCATCCTACCATGCCCCTCGCTTCCCTGTGCTTCGCGCACGCGGCGGCCGCAAAAGGCCTCGCTTCGCTTGGAGGCGGAAGGTCTCCTCCGTCCCCGAAAGGGGTGCTACGCGGCGTGGATGATAAAGAAACGAACCCTTCCCTGGAGGACTCTACGTCTCCCCGCCTACGTTCCCTCCTCCCAAGAGCTAAGGTATTTTACCTGTTCCTTCGTGAGCGTGTCGATGTTGAGGCCCATTGAGTCGAGCTTCAGCTTCGCCACTTCGCGGTCGATTTCCTCGGGCACCGGATAGACGTCCGGCTCCAGCTCCGCGGCATGCTGAGCGAGATACTCCATGGAGAGCGCCTGGTTCGCAAAGCTCATGTCCATGACCTGTGCCGGATGCCCCTCGGCGGCCGAGAGGTTGATGAGCCGCCCCTCGGCGAGGACATAGATGCGGCGGCCGTTGGGGAGTTTGAACTCCTCCATGAACTCGCGTATCGGGCGCCGCTCCTTCGCTATGCCGGCAAGGGCCTCCAGGTCCAACTCGATGTTGAAATGCCCGGAGTTGGCCACGATGGCGCCGTCCTTCATGCGCCTGAAATGTTCCTTGCGAATCACGTGCTTGTTGCCGGTGAGGGTGACGAAAACGTCTCCCTGCTCGGCGGCCTCGGCCATGGGCATGACGAGGAAGCCATCCATCGTGGCCTCAATGGCGCACACCGGGTCAACCTCGGTGACGATAACGTTCGCGCCGTGGCCCTTCGCGCGCATCGCGAAGCCCCGGCCGCACCAGCCGTAGCCCGCGACGACGACCTTCAGACCGGCGAGAAGAATGTTCGTGGCGCGGATGATCCCGTCGATTGTGCTCTGCCCAGTGCCGTAGCGGTTGTCGAAGAAGTGCTTCGTCTTGGCGTCGTTCACCGCCACGATGGGATAGGCGAGCCCCTTCGCCGCGGCGATGCTTCGAACCTTCTGGCCTTCCGTCCCCGTGGCCTTGAGCGCCTGCTGTTTTTGACCCTCCTGCGCCAGGCTGCGTAGGCGAATCACGCCGGTAGTCGTCTCCTCCGTGCCGCCCTGCACCTTGGGCAGGAGGTTGCGGCGCTTCGAGTGAAGCATCGAGACCAGGTCGGCGCCGTCGTCCATCGTGAATTGGGGCTTCG
The DNA window shown above is from Acidobacteriota bacterium and carries:
- a CDS encoding amidohydrolase family protein; translated protein: LELLIRGYTINGAYQLRMEDEIGSIETGKLADLVVLDENLFEMDPYDIYTIEPAAVMMEGELLHGALP
- a CDS encoding S24/S26 family peptidase — encoded protein: MSDSLEAIRKFLLDGGASECMLTVEGRSMAPALLPGDEILVRRVAEETLRLGDVVVFYLDGWKLPCTHRLIWKRSRGGKTRYYTKGDALPHAECFEADAFVGRVERALRGGEAIRENPLAAKIRALLGCALYLLFKARRRLDR
- a CDS encoding sigma-70 family RNA polymerase sigma factor, which produces MVKKFGPRLYRLARRFAATHEEADEILQETFLRAHTHRRELRDPDRLLAWLRRIAANTALNFIRKEKRLRLVSLDDAPPSAAASTAPDSVHADSGKVRALVSRLPPRQREALLLWLDEMTYGDIAEAMDCSVGAAKAHVHAAVGSLRKMLRVEPP
- a CDS encoding dihydroorotase, translated to MKALLVRGGRVVDPANERDEVCDVLVEKGKVARVAKSIKAPAGCKVFDAKGRIVAPGFFDMHTHLREPGFEYKETIETGSRAAAEGGFASVACMANTEPPNDNQNVTRFIRERAAEAGLVNVFPIGAVSKGLRGEELAEFGDMAGEGIVAVSDDGIPVADAELMRRALEYAKLFDFPVINHAEEPSLSGDGDIHEGEISTLLGLRGIPGAAEDAMVARDVYLAELTGSRLHVPHLSTREAVRIVREAKARGVRVSCEVAPHHLVLSDEACKAFDTNTKMKPPLRPKADVEALKEALADGTVDAVATDHAPHHWDEKSLEFPLAPFGIVGLETAVSLMADRFVRAGLLTWTRLVELLSENPARILNQRSKGHLSPGADADVTVIDPEVRVTVDASAFRSRSRNSPFDGWKLKGAPCATIVSGRVVYERPS
- a CDS encoding GNAT family N-acetyltransferase gives rise to the protein MRALKETPWGRAHWRAPALRAEGGVAATMFLYDFTFALENARVRVCAIASFGVRRDLRGRGIGRRLMEEAHGLLAREGYDAALLYSLIDPGYYERLGYTVLPTQHLEAGMDGWREAGPRSRTPSGIRPYEPRDFPSVRNLYNTHVSAQRMACLREDDYWEFDIMRERLLHEMFSRKNHPWAFLVGEREGRVVSYLRTRFTGDDTLRVLEYGFEAGAKEDVTAMLRFLMERLEREGVSRLRGKVPSRFVNLCPARQFRWEEKRLVMVRPIRENFLLPPFAHPDEYFHWTIDLL
- a CDS encoding BamA/TamA family outer membrane protein, with the translated sequence MTKWLGCAAAATLLMGGLAWAQGAPQGKEVGRRHSQAEMDALAREQTVRIGSIRVEGTRRTRDRILLQELSFHTGDAYDAAAVEESRHLIQNLDIFQFVRFEFEPTARVSVYDLVIVARDRWSLLPDVLLTRKSSGRTEIGLQLKEYNLLGLNQKLEVEAAHVGAQDFDVTLGWEGRVIFEEPRIFGTYYAFGASVGKRRDFEQIFSDEVLLAEYGIERDVAEVSVGRRFLQRHHLRGKLRYQDIRYELFSGGPPREARSIFGVGKSYFWDRSNVHPWFVRSGFTLRLEGSVHSTRLGSDVSGTVGSARFLRYARLGEYGNAVFRAEARRLFAGDFDTFASSVGGSGSLRGYEEGQYRGRDAWLATAEARLPLGRPVWRERLLWGLAAFVDVGDASFRSLARPDDWKIGAGGGLRLYAQRIVDGILRLDAAYGFDIHDWKILADVGRAF
- a CDS encoding adenosylhomocysteinase, translating into MKLASNHDVKDLSLSSKGMDRIEWAGHNMPVVRKIRGRFAKEKPLKNLRIAACLHVTTETANLMLTLRDGGARVALCASNPLSTQDDVAAALVKEYGVATFSIKGEDNDTYYKHLASTLDAKPQFTMDDGADLVSMLHSKRRNLLPKVQGGTEETTTGVIRLRSLAQEGQKQQALKATGTEGQKVRSIAAAKGLAYPIVAVNDAKTKHFFDNRYGTGQSTIDGIIRATNILLAGLKVVVAGYGWCGRGFAMRAKGHGANVIVTEVDPVCAIEATMDGFLVMPMAEAAEQGDVFVTLTGNKHVIRKEHFRRMKDGAIVANSGHFNIELDLEALAGIAKERRPIREFMEEFKLPNGRRIYVLAEGRLINLSAAEGHPAQVMDMSFANQALSMEYLAQHAAELEPDVYPVPEEIDREVAKLKLDSMGLNIDTLTKEQVKYLSSWEEGT